In a genomic window of Myxococcota bacterium:
- a CDS encoding pilus assembly protein N-terminal domain-containing protein, whose product MRRLAPLPTFIAGLTLLVVLAGALAASAESLRIVLGSQRRVALPSDVTRVAVGNPRVTQVHLLTSRELLALGSSVGRTNVLLWTADGSVEELVLYVQRDLSILAAALRDIHPGIRVSAAPDRDAVVLRGRVPEARYSSAAEAMALDYLGESRGRSDGELYVSTRGGDGNATTSASTSGNGNGNGNGNGNGASDGGAEANPIFLNADDRRGDADVVNLIQIEGLPPSLEARIQAAIGPIGGKKVRVRRLFQGSIPNDGNDTFVLEGEVRGQVELVRVLLAAARLVSGRNVSEASIEVVANEAGSLATGNNAGEPGFQLNSLGGFGGGGGGQSLGSSVGNDLSSNVARAKALSVADGRILAFIDVTDLPQVRLETRIYEISRSRLRTWEPNLNVLFGDELDDFALIPGPTSQILQGDAAMPVTPTQVQAAASVLQGGAVATGVQYVAEHVALDATLTLLEDASIARSLARPALTVLSGEVARFNAGGVIPINVTIDTQTSAASDTLISSTVFASFGVDVSVRAMVAEDDMITLDVTPSVSQPDFELTADITNATGTGQNTAAFETRSLTTTTRLRDGQSFLIAGFVQSSSTNSSRFTPGLHQVPGLGWTAKSRQDAADDTDFVIVVSPSIVRERHSRSELWVFPDPAELLGVAVARGPSRRQGETPVASRAPRR is encoded by the coding sequence ATGCGTCGCCTCGCCCCCCTCCCCACCTTCATCGCCGGCCTCACGCTGCTGGTCGTTCTGGCCGGCGCGCTCGCCGCGAGCGCCGAGTCGCTGCGGATCGTGCTCGGGTCCCAGCGTCGCGTCGCGCTTCCCTCCGACGTCACGCGCGTGGCCGTCGGAAACCCGCGCGTGACCCAGGTGCATCTGCTCACGAGCCGCGAGCTCCTCGCGCTCGGGAGCAGCGTCGGGCGCACCAACGTCCTGCTCTGGACGGCCGACGGCAGTGTCGAAGAGCTCGTCCTCTACGTGCAGCGCGACCTGTCGATCCTCGCCGCGGCGCTCCGCGACATCCATCCGGGCATTCGCGTCTCTGCGGCGCCGGATCGAGACGCCGTGGTGTTGCGCGGCCGCGTGCCCGAAGCGCGCTACTCGAGTGCGGCCGAAGCGATGGCCCTCGATTATCTCGGTGAGTCGCGCGGACGCTCGGACGGCGAACTCTACGTCTCCACGCGCGGGGGCGATGGCAACGCCACGACGTCTGCCAGCACCAGCGGGAACGGCAACGGCAACGGGAATGGAAACGGCAACGGCGCGTCGGACGGCGGCGCCGAAGCGAACCCGATCTTCCTGAACGCCGACGACCGTCGCGGCGACGCCGACGTCGTCAATCTGATCCAGATCGAAGGGCTGCCGCCTTCTCTCGAAGCGCGGATCCAGGCCGCGATCGGGCCGATCGGCGGCAAGAAGGTCCGGGTGCGGCGGCTCTTCCAGGGGAGCATTCCGAACGACGGCAACGACACCTTCGTGCTCGAAGGCGAGGTGCGCGGACAGGTCGAGCTGGTGCGCGTGTTGCTCGCGGCGGCGCGCCTGGTCTCCGGACGCAACGTGTCCGAAGCGTCGATCGAGGTCGTGGCCAACGAGGCGGGCTCCCTCGCCACCGGCAACAACGCTGGCGAGCCGGGCTTCCAGCTGAACAGCCTCGGCGGCTTCGGCGGGGGGGGTGGCGGACAATCGCTCGGCAGTAGCGTCGGCAACGATCTCTCGTCGAACGTCGCGCGGGCGAAAGCACTGTCGGTGGCCGATGGCCGCATCCTCGCGTTCATCGACGTGACGGACCTGCCCCAGGTGCGGCTCGAGACGCGGATCTACGAGATCAGTCGGTCTCGGCTGCGCACCTGGGAGCCGAACCTCAACGTGCTCTTTGGCGACGAGCTCGACGACTTCGCGCTGATTCCCGGGCCGACCTCCCAGATCCTGCAGGGCGACGCGGCAATGCCCGTGACGCCCACCCAGGTGCAGGCGGCCGCTTCGGTGCTGCAGGGAGGAGCGGTTGCGACGGGCGTCCAGTACGTCGCCGAGCACGTCGCGCTCGACGCGACGCTGACCCTGCTCGAGGACGCGAGCATCGCGCGCAGCCTGGCGCGACCCGCTCTGACCGTGCTGTCGGGCGAGGTGGCGCGCTTCAACGCCGGCGGGGTGATCCCGATCAACGTCACCATCGATACGCAGACCTCGGCCGCTTCCGACACCCTGATCTCCAGCACCGTCTTCGCCAGCTTCGGCGTCGACGTGTCCGTCCGGGCCATGGTCGCGGAAGACGACATGATCACGCTCGATGTGACCCCGTCGGTCTCGCAGCCCGACTTCGAGCTGACGGCGGACATCACCAACGCCACCGGGACGGGCCAGAACACCGCGGCCTTCGAGACCCGCTCGCTCACGACCACTACCCGGCTCCGGGACGGTCAGAGCTTCCTGATCGCCGGTTTCGTCCAGTCTTCGTCGACGAACAGCTCGCGCTTCACGCCCGGGCTCCACCAGGTGCCGGGCCTCGGCTGGACCGCGAAAAGCCGCCAAGATGCCGCCGACGATACGGATTTCGTGATCGTGGTGAGCCCGTCGATCGTCCGGGAGCGGCACTCCCGGTCCGAGCTGTGGGTCTTTCCGGACCCGGCCGAGCTCCTCGGAGTGGCCGTGGCCCGGGGGCCGAGCCGACGCCAGGGGGAAACTCCGGTAGCCTCGCGGGCACCTAGGAGATGA
- a CDS encoding RNA polymerase sigma factor, with translation MNFAQSARGAALLPVPDSDTTRPSAAEPCDDLHQLVAPHLGRLVEVAERILGSGAEADDAVQEALVTLWKAEVTPPNPRGWLVRTVVNRSLHARRTAQRRRKWEERAGIDWVTTCPLCDPEEAFENGELQQELDRALDALCDEHRMVVALRVEGLEYHEIAERLSLPVGTVRSRLNRARSALRAELETT, from the coding sequence ATGAATTTCGCGCAGTCTGCGCGGGGCGCCGCCCTCCTCCCGGTTCCCGACTCCGACACCACCCGTCCGTCCGCGGCCGAACCCTGCGACGACCTGCACCAGCTGGTGGCTCCCCACCTCGGACGTCTCGTCGAGGTGGCCGAGCGCATCCTGGGTTCCGGGGCCGAGGCCGACGACGCCGTGCAAGAAGCGCTGGTGACGCTGTGGAAGGCCGAGGTCACGCCGCCCAACCCGCGCGGTTGGCTCGTCCGCACCGTCGTGAACCGCAGCCTCCACGCACGCCGCACCGCCCAGCGCCGTCGCAAGTGGGAGGAGCGCGCCGGGATCGATTGGGTCACGACCTGCCCGCTCTGTGATCCGGAAGAAGCCTTCGAGAACGGCGAGCTGCAGCAGGAGCTCGACCGCGCGCTCGATGCGCTCTGCGACGAGCACCGCATGGTCGTCGCCTTGCGGGTCGAGGGCCTCGAGTACCACGAGATCGCCGAGCGACTCTCGCTCCCGGTCGGGACGGTGCGGTCACGGCTCAACCGCGCGCGCAGCGCGCTACGCGCCGAACTCGAGACGACGTAA
- a CDS encoding PEP-CTERM sorting domain-containing protein produces the protein MISGAATAQEHFDVLLYEDAGGNLAAGGSDVDTAEAFPNQNVFEAELLGDTLLPTPTFVGDEPGFFSYSDTAVGGPPVGFPAGADNLPGSADVRLNFRVEPTLGLSFARWNDGLGMFEAPGAGESIMLDTLLDPGGSIDGTSEVLNLLLGPTSATGALDDHPDYELSTAAGTGVFLGYGDASVDGFGAPTNPFWIVFGTIDECEETETCNAMQEAFNVSIEEQIEAAILYTETVLVPEPSTALLVGLGMLAMAGRRRAQRA, from the coding sequence ATGATTTCGGGGGCCGCGACGGCCCAGGAGCACTTCGACGTGCTGTTGTACGAGGATGCCGGCGGCAACCTCGCGGCAGGCGGCTCTGACGTCGATACGGCTGAGGCGTTCCCGAACCAAAACGTGTTCGAGGCCGAGCTCCTCGGCGATACGCTGTTGCCGACGCCGACCTTCGTTGGAGACGAGCCGGGGTTCTTCAGCTACTCCGACACGGCCGTGGGCGGCCCGCCGGTGGGCTTCCCCGCGGGTGCCGACAACCTGCCGGGCAGTGCGGACGTCCGCCTCAACTTCCGCGTCGAGCCGACGCTGGGCTTGAGCTTCGCCCGCTGGAACGACGGCCTCGGCATGTTCGAGGCGCCCGGCGCCGGCGAGTCGATCATGCTCGACACGCTGCTCGATCCGGGCGGAAGCATCGACGGCACCTCCGAAGTCCTGAACCTGCTGCTCGGGCCCACTTCGGCGACCGGCGCCCTCGACGATCACCCGGACTACGAGCTGTCGACCGCGGCCGGCACGGGCGTGTTCCTGGGATACGGGGATGCGAGCGTCGACGGCTTCGGTGCCCCGACGAACCCCTTCTGGATCGTCTTCGGCACCATCGACGAGTGTGAAGAGACGGAAACGTGCAACGCCATGCAGGAGGCGTTCAACGTGAGCATCGAGGAGCAGATCGAGGCCGCGATCCTCTACACCGAGACGGTGCTCGTGCCCGAGCCCAGCACCGCCCTGCTGGTCGGCCTGGGAATGCTCGCCATGGCCGGCCGCCGTCGCGCACAGCGCGCCTAG
- a CDS encoding type II secretion system F family protein — MNDALTALAFALLVGAGAFAAHRIWVRTRAVRRLDAEGAELTTSLQDGAIPAWVPAGVGAVVGFSIASVFFGTSVMIALAAGFDLAALVYVGFAVRASSRELRSEQQLGDALRLMTAALRAGASPNDALERAAAQVGAPIGPRLAEAAGKLRLGEDAKEVLGALGRESHLDSLRLFSQALAVQWRAGGSLQRTLTTVGAFVRDRVELQRRIESQIAPTRSSVLILAGATAAVAFLSWSNDPLNIERFVASSVGNLGIAICLGLQGLSFLWMWNLSRFENG; from the coding sequence GTGAACGACGCGCTGACCGCCCTCGCGTTCGCGCTCCTCGTGGGCGCGGGGGCGTTCGCGGCGCACCGCATCTGGGTGCGCACGCGGGCGGTGCGCCGCCTCGACGCGGAAGGCGCAGAGCTCACGACCTCACTTCAGGACGGCGCGATCCCGGCCTGGGTGCCGGCGGGCGTGGGCGCCGTAGTCGGCTTCAGCATCGCGTCGGTGTTCTTCGGAACGTCCGTGATGATCGCGCTCGCGGCCGGCTTCGACCTCGCCGCGCTCGTCTACGTCGGCTTCGCGGTGCGCGCTTCGAGCCGCGAACTGCGCTCCGAGCAGCAGCTCGGCGATGCCCTGCGTCTGATGACCGCAGCGCTGCGTGCGGGGGCCAGCCCGAACGACGCCCTCGAACGCGCCGCGGCCCAGGTGGGTGCGCCGATCGGGCCGCGTCTTGCGGAGGCCGCCGGCAAGCTGCGCCTCGGCGAAGACGCGAAGGAAGTCCTGGGCGCCCTCGGTCGCGAGAGCCACCTCGACTCGCTGCGCCTCTTCTCCCAGGCCCTCGCCGTCCAGTGGCGCGCCGGCGGTAGCCTGCAGCGCACGCTGACCACCGTCGGTGCCTTCGTGCGCGACCGTGTCGAGCTGCAGCGCCGCATCGAGAGCCAGATCGCACCGACGCGTTCCTCCGTATTGATCCTCGCCGGGGCCACCGCCGCCGTGGCGTTCTTGAGCTGGTCGAACGACCCGCTCAACATCGAGCGCTTCGTCGCGTCGTCGGTCGGCAACCTGGGGATCGCGATCTGTCTCGGCCTGCAAGGGCTCTCGTTCCTCTGGATGTGGAACCTGAGCCGGTTCGAGAACGGCTGA
- a CDS encoding type II secretion system F family protein, with amino-acid sequence MDLFGAIAGGSLLAAAGVSSLELWRRAQVRRRLFEDDASEEIEPTLLEDRSRLGTWLVRAGYRDRSAPLTFIAALATSLVAAVGTILLALQSPVVPALANQLLALPVVGGGAATVIGLLPWFLGIALAAAPILWVRRQRRERVASVERDLPLALEILATLAEAGSGFDSSIAQLLDAQASDRPLPQELRVYQLEMQTGAGRARCLERLSDRVGVTQMTDLVRSLTHAEETGSGIAGILRPQAEDLRQQQRERALARAEALPEKLVLPLLVGFLPGLMVWTLGPAFHQLFGMLDAALG; translated from the coding sequence ATGGATCTCTTCGGCGCCATCGCGGGGGGGTCCCTGCTGGCCGCGGCCGGCGTGTCGAGCCTCGAGCTCTGGCGGCGGGCGCAGGTGCGTCGCCGCCTCTTCGAGGACGACGCCAGCGAGGAGATCGAGCCGACGCTCCTCGAGGACCGCTCGCGCCTTGGCACCTGGCTGGTCCGCGCGGGCTACCGCGATCGCAGCGCGCCCCTCACCTTCATCGCCGCGCTGGCGACGAGCCTCGTCGCCGCGGTCGGGACGATCCTGCTGGCGCTGCAGTCGCCGGTGGTGCCGGCGCTCGCGAACCAATTGCTCGCGCTGCCGGTGGTCGGGGGCGGCGCGGCCACCGTGATCGGGCTGCTGCCCTGGTTCCTGGGAATCGCGCTGGCGGCGGCCCCGATCCTCTGGGTGCGACGTCAGCGCCGCGAGCGCGTCGCCTCGGTCGAACGCGATCTGCCGCTCGCCCTCGAAATCCTGGCCACGCTGGCCGAAGCCGGTTCGGGCTTCGATTCCTCGATCGCCCAGCTGCTCGACGCCCAGGCGAGCGATCGCCCGCTGCCGCAGGAGCTGCGCGTATACCAGCTCGAGATGCAGACCGGCGCGGGCCGCGCGCGCTGCCTCGAACGCCTGAGCGATCGCGTCGGTGTGACCCAGATGACCGACCTGGTGCGCTCGCTGACCCACGCCGAAGAGACGGGCAGCGGCATCGCCGGGATCCTGCGTCCCCAGGCCGAAGACCTGCGACAGCAGCAGCGCGAACGCGCACTCGCGCGCGCGGAAGCGCTCCCCGAGAAGCTGGTGTTGCCGCTGCTGGTGGGCTTCCTGCCCGGCCTGATGGTCTGGACCCTGGGCCCGGCCTTCCATCAGCTCTTCGGCATGCTCGACGCCGCGCTGGGCTGA
- a CDS encoding spermidine synthase: MSAGLFFCAIALAISGAAGLGYQIVWTRTLGVGLGHEIIALLAVVSAFFAGLALGAWALGGRVRSSAVPGRWYVGLEIAVGVWGLALLPILSWIVDRSPLWLGATPTLAQQLGVVFVLPALAFAPATVAMGATVPAMERLLTQSARARHIALIYGVNTFGALVGVLGFTFWAIPALGFRAATFALVSLSFGSAALGAVGARRLLRETRDEAPEHSDAQPSVATLGTVALGLALVTTGFLGIAYESLVVRVMSQVFEGAIYSFAAALSVYLLGTVLGAGAYQRWGRRTRDFARTQGWLALGTALTITAGIAALYGAFDLYRSLRLALGDTLPAVATAEFTMALPILLLPSAFMSALFCHLVQAAEDTGKGVGWGIAWNTLGSALAPAIAVLAVLPLVGAKWALVATALGYLGLVSWPSSSGAMRVAAAAALLLVAVLPPALRIVTLRDDEQVLAYREGALASVAVAEREEGRNLRVNNRFQMGGTTPDGIRVQRLQTHLPLLFHPNPKRALFLGVASGVTVGTALEHPDLRADAVELVPEALEMLPYFAPENRSEDYGERVRLFAADARRFARSSTDQYDVVIADLFHPGRDGSGFLYTREHFAAIEARLAEDGLFCQWLPLFQLDTPMLRAIIASFGEVFPWGFAVMADLDIRYPALGLIGRRGPGDFPPDYVRQRFSHPALAPVARSTLLHDERRLFGLMLLGPDDLKELAEDVSPNTDDHPHVLFEAPRFTYQRDVPSYRQLRWLLDRGSVDVEGALGSAPAAGETATGTRRAAEVRRYQEARDLYLRALIAEREEGWERALPLYEASVRASTAFTTSFAKLFAVGRAWMQTDPARGRALLEELAKARPGVPRLEALLREAPRRDAAGVP, translated from the coding sequence ATGTCCGCGGGCCTCTTCTTCTGCGCCATTGCGCTCGCGATCTCCGGAGCCGCAGGCCTCGGCTACCAGATCGTGTGGACCCGTACCCTCGGCGTCGGCCTGGGCCACGAGATCATTGCCCTGCTCGCGGTGGTGAGCGCGTTCTTTGCCGGCCTGGCCCTCGGCGCCTGGGCGTTGGGCGGCCGGGTCCGGTCGAGTGCGGTGCCGGGACGCTGGTACGTCGGGCTCGAGATCGCCGTGGGAGTGTGGGGACTCGCGCTGCTGCCCATCCTTTCCTGGATCGTCGATCGGTCGCCCCTCTGGCTCGGCGCGACACCGACGCTGGCCCAGCAGCTCGGTGTGGTGTTCGTGCTGCCGGCCCTCGCCTTCGCACCCGCCACGGTCGCGATGGGCGCCACGGTCCCGGCGATGGAGCGCTTGCTGACCCAGTCGGCGCGCGCGCGTCACATCGCCCTCATCTACGGGGTGAACACCTTCGGCGCCCTCGTGGGCGTGCTCGGCTTCACGTTCTGGGCGATCCCCGCGCTCGGGTTTCGCGCGGCCACCTTCGCGCTGGTGTCGCTCAGCTTCGGTTCGGCGGCGCTCGGCGCGGTCGGCGCGCGTCGGCTGCTTCGGGAGACGCGGGACGAAGCGCCCGAGCACAGCGATGCACAACCATCGGTCGCGACCCTCGGCACGGTGGCCCTCGGGCTGGCCCTCGTCACCACCGGGTTTCTCGGCATCGCCTACGAGTCGCTGGTGGTGCGGGTCATGTCCCAGGTCTTCGAGGGCGCGATCTACAGCTTCGCCGCCGCGCTCTCCGTGTATCTGCTCGGGACCGTGCTGGGGGCCGGCGCCTACCAGCGCTGGGGCCGCCGCACCCGGGACTTCGCGCGCACCCAGGGATGGCTCGCGCTCGGAACCGCGCTCACCATCACGGCCGGGATCGCGGCGCTCTACGGCGCCTTCGACCTCTACCGAAGCTTGCGCCTGGCTCTCGGCGACACGCTGCCCGCCGTGGCGACGGCCGAGTTCACGATGGCCCTGCCCATCCTGCTCCTGCCCAGTGCGTTCATGAGCGCCCTGTTCTGCCATCTCGTCCAGGCCGCGGAAGACACCGGGAAGGGCGTGGGCTGGGGCATCGCCTGGAACACGCTCGGGTCGGCGCTCGCCCCGGCGATCGCGGTGCTCGCCGTACTGCCCCTCGTGGGCGCGAAGTGGGCACTCGTCGCGACGGCGCTCGGCTACCTCGGTCTCGTGTCGTGGCCGAGTTCGAGTGGAGCGATGCGGGTCGCGGCCGCCGCGGCGCTCTTGCTCGTCGCGGTCCTGCCGCCGGCGCTGCGGATCGTGACGCTGCGCGACGACGAGCAAGTGCTCGCCTACCGCGAGGGCGCCCTCGCGTCGGTGGCGGTCGCCGAGCGCGAGGAGGGTCGGAACCTCCGGGTGAACAACCGCTTCCAGATGGGCGGAACCACACCCGACGGGATTCGGGTGCAGCGCCTGCAAACGCACCTCCCGCTGCTCTTCCACCCGAACCCGAAACGCGCCCTGTTCCTGGGCGTCGCGAGTGGGGTCACGGTGGGCACCGCGCTCGAACATCCGGATCTGCGCGCCGACGCCGTCGAACTCGTCCCCGAAGCGCTCGAGATGTTGCCCTACTTCGCGCCCGAGAATCGCAGCGAAGACTACGGGGAACGCGTCCGACTCTTCGCGGCCGACGCGCGACGCTTTGCGCGGTCGAGCACGGATCAGTACGACGTCGTCATCGCCGACCTTTTCCATCCCGGACGCGACGGCAGCGGATTCCTGTATACGCGGGAGCACTTCGCCGCGATCGAAGCGCGGCTCGCCGAGGATGGACTCTTCTGTCAGTGGCTACCGCTCTTTCAGCTGGACACGCCGATGCTGCGCGCGATCATCGCGAGCTTCGGCGAGGTCTTTCCTTGGGGCTTCGCCGTCATGGCCGACCTCGACATCCGATACCCCGCGCTGGGCCTGATCGGTCGCCGGGGACCCGGCGATTTCCCGCCCGACTACGTGCGTCAGCGCTTCTCCCACCCGGCGCTCGCCCCGGTCGCGCGCAGCACACTGCTGCACGACGAGCGGCGTTTGTTCGGGTTGATGCTGTTGGGCCCGGACGACCTGAAGGAGCTGGCGGAAGACGTCTCCCCGAACACGGACGATCACCCCCATGTGCTCTTCGAAGCGCCGCGCTTCACCTACCAGCGCGACGTGCCCTCGTACCGACAGCTGCGCTGGCTCCTCGATCGCGGTTCCGTCGACGTCGAGGGCGCGCTCGGGTCGGCTCCCGCCGCCGGCGAAACGGCGACCGGAACGCGCCGCGCCGCCGAGGTGCGCCGCTACCAAGAGGCCCGCGACCTGTACCTGCGCGCTCTGATCGCCGAGCGAGAGGAAGGTTGGGAGCGCGCGCTCCCCCTCTACGAAGCGAGCGTGCGGGCGAGTACGGCGTTCACGACCAGCTTCGCGAAGCTCTTCGCGGTGGGACGCGCATGGATGCAGACGGACCCCGCGCGAGGTCGCGCCCTCTTGGAGGAGCTGGCCAAGGCGCGCCCCGGCGTCCCTCGACTGGAAGCGTTGCTGCGCGAGGCGCCCCGGCGTGATGCGGCCGGAGTTCCCTGA
- a CDS encoding formylglycine-generating enzyme family protein has product MQLDTYYQDTLRDGGKAPVVVNLPAGSFVMGSEHEVALDSSAPEHTVTFARPFAIMVTEVTQAHFARFVQATDYRTEVERTELDCYPWNFKQRDPQYSWRIMPFKQNLRWPVVCVTWNDAEAYAQWLSDQTGHTYRLPSEAEWEYAARAGTRSLFSFGNSQAGLCVHANIADAETEFSWKIPCNDGVGFGTAEVASYAPNAWGLFDTTGNVSEYTQDCWHDNYGKAPTDGSAWRTVTKRFLFGADGDCNTRPTRGGSWIASAERATVARRTKTELDARGDTGFRLVREIPAEGAGASSGTQ; this is encoded by the coding sequence GTGCAGCTCGACACCTACTACCAGGACACGCTGCGAGACGGCGGAAAGGCGCCCGTCGTCGTGAACCTGCCCGCCGGATCGTTCGTGATGGGGTCCGAGCACGAGGTCGCGCTCGACAGCTCCGCGCCGGAGCACACGGTCACCTTCGCGCGGCCCTTTGCGATCATGGTCACCGAGGTCACCCAGGCCCACTTCGCGCGCTTCGTGCAGGCCACCGACTACAGAACGGAAGTCGAGCGCACGGAACTCGACTGCTACCCGTGGAACTTCAAGCAGCGGGACCCGCAGTACTCCTGGCGCATCATGCCCTTCAAGCAGAACCTGCGTTGGCCCGTCGTCTGCGTCACCTGGAACGACGCCGAGGCCTACGCGCAGTGGCTCAGCGACCAGACGGGGCATACCTACCGGCTGCCCTCCGAAGCCGAGTGGGAGTACGCGGCGCGCGCGGGCACCCGAAGCCTCTTCTCCTTCGGCAACTCCCAGGCGGGTCTCTGCGTTCACGCGAACATCGCGGACGCCGAGACCGAGTTCAGCTGGAAGATCCCCTGCAACGATGGGGTGGGCTTCGGAACCGCGGAGGTGGCCTCCTACGCACCGAACGCCTGGGGACTCTTCGACACCACCGGCAACGTCAGCGAGTACACCCAGGACTGTTGGCACGACAACTACGGGAAGGCGCCCACCGACGGCTCCGCCTGGCGCACGGTGACGAAACGGTTCCTGTTCGGGGCCGACGGCGACTGCAATACACGCCCGACACGCGGCGGCTCCTGGATCGCGTCGGCCGAACGCGCGACCGTGGCGCGCCGCACCAAGACCGAGCTCGACGCCCGGGGTGATACCGGCTTCCGACTGGTGCGGGAGATCCCCGCCGAAGGAGCGGGTGCATCCAGCGGAACCCAATGA
- a CDS encoding FKBP-type peptidyl-prolyl cis-trans isomerase: protein MSRRLALGVLSLFVLCGAPARVEAEDEVGAATKALADELVQDAWLHVARQSEPARQKALAGDEAFRQGDVALAEQRYAEAIALAPDVPTLYHRHGTALMVLQRTDEALAAFDRALAGPDPGYSWIYEAHANRGNMLLQLGRTEEALAAYVTSLSLKPSVGAHLGRGLLYARQGNFAKAAPDYRAAARLAPESEQLELYAATAEELVVSEAFVDQEAKKPGAVRTASGLVFTDVTPGSGAQPQPTDQVRVRFRGTLRDGSLAHEVDEPMAFPLDQVIPCWTEGIARMRVGGKARLVCPAAIAYGERGGPRIPPGAALAYDIELVSIE from the coding sequence ATGTCCCGACGTCTCGCCCTCGGCGTGTTGTCCCTGTTCGTCTTGTGCGGCGCGCCTGCGCGGGTCGAGGCCGAGGACGAGGTCGGCGCGGCGACCAAGGCGCTTGCCGACGAGCTCGTCCAAGACGCCTGGCTCCACGTCGCGAGGCAGAGCGAGCCCGCGCGCCAGAAGGCGCTGGCGGGGGACGAAGCATTTCGGCAGGGCGACGTGGCCCTGGCCGAGCAGCGCTACGCAGAGGCCATCGCACTCGCTCCCGACGTGCCGACGCTCTACCACCGCCACGGCACGGCCCTCATGGTCCTGCAGCGCACGGACGAAGCGCTCGCCGCCTTCGACCGTGCCCTCGCGGGCCCCGACCCGGGCTACAGCTGGATCTACGAGGCCCACGCGAACCGCGGCAACATGCTGCTGCAGCTGGGTCGAACCGAAGAAGCGCTTGCGGCCTATGTGACCTCGCTCTCCCTGAAGCCCAGCGTCGGAGCACACCTCGGTCGTGGGCTTCTCTACGCCCGGCAGGGGAACTTCGCGAAAGCGGCGCCCGACTACCGCGCAGCGGCACGGCTGGCGCCGGAGAGCGAGCAGCTCGAGCTGTACGCGGCAACCGCCGAGGAGCTGGTCGTTTCCGAGGCCTTCGTCGACCAGGAGGCGAAGAAGCCCGGCGCCGTGCGCACGGCTTCGGGTCTGGTCTTCACCGACGTCACACCGGGCAGCGGTGCACAGCCCCAGCCGACGGATCAGGTGCGTGTGCGCTTCCGCGGCACTCTGCGGGACGGCAGCCTGGCCCACGAGGTGGACGAGCCGATGGCGTTTCCTCTGGATCAGGTGATTCCCTGCTGGACCGAAGGGATCGCGCGCATGCGGGTCGGCGGCAAGGCTCGCCTCGTGTGCCCGGCCGCGATCGCCTACGGCGAAAGGGGCGGGCCGAGGATCCCGCCCGGCGCAGCGCTCGCCTACGACATCGAGTTGGTGAGTATCGAGTAG